One segment of Allorhodopirellula heiligendammensis DNA contains the following:
- a CDS encoding secretin N-terminal domain-containing protein, which translates to MFNRIRLLANQSNRWVATVLLIAIASSGISMPAAFGDRLDAPELRQVAVPIELVDPIATRLSLRYHSEVGVSITADDRGGGAILVMAPPSLQDKIADDAAKLTKHLQSTVLEAGERTTVKIQLQHISWREAEDLLRAIAGGNVPVTTSRSGERATFQIRLGKATAPTQVDVDRRIDSVTLTAAQRSQTVWQRVFTAIDQPVRFNDEQTEVLRLVHAEVGPVQRAIRLLEALDRKATPEQEQQLNRPAGMRNQANFRTAAFMQNAGDSDEVVEEEIPTPSADVAAAVADAAAEDAEGGVIGDTDIQIVPDSGLIIIKGAKRDVERIKQVIAEIEAQAKITQPQIEVRELEYADSNAVAALLQQLYEDVLSARQGDVSITSLDAPNALLLIGRAEAIKAVMDLVDKIDQPIPDTDKLRVFRLKHASALDVETSIREFFTNQPGEDSDQRPGLGVRVRVRADQRTNSLVVAASPRDLAEVTRLVDELDVSQAAATSQIRIFPLRNARAEDLAVVLQDAVTAEPENVPEGTTPKTSTLSMVALGQAGNSVLNSGVLSGTVVTADNNSNAIVVRAPSEGMQLIAELIRQLDQPAGVDSLVKVFTVENGDATQLTTALQNLFGTDAGTAGTSVGAGNQAGLTSLSAGDSALVGLRFSTDARTNSIIASGSAEDLEVVESILLRLDSTGFAERITEVIWLKHQIAENIATAITSYVTARQQSQNIIPQLQQNTGPYDLPDRDLIVVPENQTNSLLLSVSPRLYEEVRQLIDRLDRRPPMVLIKTLIAEVRLSDGFEIGGEVGLQDSLLFDRGIAANTAGTGPNSIPGFNFNNNGLPNRNSAGRDTLASQGVTSFGLATSQLMNAGSAQGFAFSAASDSISLFLRTLQLANRLQVLSRPQVMTVDNTTGFINVGQSFPRPTEVVATQFNTQIGIEDIDVGITLQVTPRVGADGLIIMDIDASRKNVNFTTGQVIGTTSAGADIFVPAIDQSVARSTITAFDGQTVVFGGLIQKVRSNTTRRVPYLSSIPLLGVFFRYDSEQEERNELLVIMTPTLVTGDEDLEYVKVEESNRMSWCLADVVEAHGNEGLSGGHGLWGPAIGPTIFPDIQPTVDVFPAADMPTNSAGRTVPPIYPNHMIHGGMIPSDAEMRHDGELPQGSGLPPGVELAPGESIMTPAELFQSDAFGNSQVPGQSQQWVPEVDEIPQVPNSTPEMVYPNTNRPDATPKSTAPQSDGRSSEPRIFSPSDGASTTGQRTSATPASVRTSPTKLPDATPTTSTPPRRWSSFQGKLGNWIGPSKAKPE; encoded by the coding sequence ATGTTTAACAGAATAAGACTTTTAGCTAACCAGTCCAATCGTTGGGTGGCTACGGTATTGCTGATCGCGATTGCGTCCAGCGGCATTTCGATGCCCGCGGCGTTCGGCGATCGGCTTGACGCTCCGGAACTGCGGCAGGTCGCGGTCCCCATTGAACTCGTCGATCCGATTGCTACTCGACTGAGCCTCCGGTATCACAGCGAAGTGGGTGTCAGCATTACGGCGGACGATCGAGGCGGCGGTGCCATTCTCGTCATGGCTCCCCCCTCGCTTCAGGACAAGATCGCTGATGATGCAGCGAAGTTGACCAAACACTTGCAGTCCACCGTTCTGGAAGCGGGTGAGCGAACCACAGTGAAGATCCAACTGCAACACATCAGTTGGCGAGAAGCCGAGGATCTCCTGCGTGCGATAGCAGGTGGCAATGTCCCCGTCACAACCAGCCGTAGCGGCGAGCGGGCAACCTTTCAAATTCGCCTTGGCAAAGCGACCGCGCCGACGCAGGTCGATGTCGATCGTCGCATCGACTCAGTGACGCTGACGGCGGCGCAACGCTCACAAACAGTCTGGCAGCGGGTCTTCACCGCAATTGACCAACCCGTGCGATTCAACGACGAGCAGACAGAAGTGCTGCGGCTTGTCCACGCCGAGGTCGGCCCCGTCCAACGCGCTATCCGGCTCCTCGAGGCTCTCGACCGCAAAGCCACTCCCGAGCAGGAACAACAGCTCAATCGACCCGCTGGGATGCGCAACCAAGCAAACTTCCGCACGGCTGCTTTCATGCAGAATGCGGGGGACAGTGACGAAGTCGTCGAAGAAGAGATCCCAACTCCGTCGGCTGATGTTGCCGCAGCCGTCGCAGACGCAGCGGCAGAGGACGCCGAGGGTGGCGTGATTGGAGACACCGACATTCAAATTGTCCCCGATTCCGGTTTGATCATTATCAAAGGTGCCAAGCGAGACGTCGAACGGATCAAACAGGTCATCGCCGAGATCGAGGCCCAAGCCAAGATCACTCAGCCGCAGATTGAAGTGCGTGAGTTGGAATATGCCGACTCCAATGCCGTCGCCGCGTTGCTCCAACAGCTGTACGAAGACGTGCTGTCGGCTCGTCAGGGTGATGTCAGCATCACCTCTCTTGACGCCCCCAATGCTCTGTTGCTGATCGGACGAGCTGAAGCGATTAAAGCAGTCATGGACCTCGTCGACAAAATTGATCAACCGATCCCCGACACGGACAAGTTGCGTGTTTTCCGACTCAAGCATGCGTCGGCTCTCGATGTGGAAACCAGCATTCGCGAGTTCTTCACCAATCAACCCGGTGAAGATTCCGATCAGCGTCCAGGCCTGGGAGTCCGCGTCCGCGTGCGGGCGGACCAACGCACCAACTCGCTCGTCGTCGCGGCTTCGCCCCGCGATCTCGCGGAGGTGACTCGCTTGGTCGACGAACTCGATGTTTCCCAAGCGGCAGCGACGAGCCAGATTCGTATTTTCCCACTACGAAATGCCCGCGCCGAAGATCTCGCCGTTGTGCTGCAGGATGCCGTCACCGCTGAGCCCGAGAACGTGCCAGAAGGCACGACTCCGAAAACGTCAACTCTATCCATGGTCGCTCTTGGTCAAGCAGGCAACTCCGTGCTGAACTCCGGTGTTCTCAGTGGCACCGTTGTGACGGCGGACAACAACTCCAATGCCATCGTAGTTCGTGCCCCTAGCGAAGGGATGCAGTTGATCGCCGAATTGATTCGCCAGCTCGACCAGCCTGCAGGCGTGGATTCGCTCGTGAAAGTCTTCACGGTCGAAAATGGCGATGCCACGCAACTAACGACCGCGTTACAAAACCTGTTTGGTACCGATGCGGGTACCGCAGGAACGAGCGTTGGTGCGGGCAACCAAGCTGGGCTGACATCGCTGTCGGCCGGTGACAGTGCCCTCGTGGGGTTAAGGTTCTCCACAGATGCTCGCACCAACAGCATTATCGCTAGCGGATCTGCTGAAGATCTCGAAGTCGTCGAGAGCATCTTGCTGCGACTCGACAGCACTGGGTTTGCCGAGCGGATTACCGAAGTAATCTGGCTGAAGCATCAAATCGCTGAAAACATCGCCACTGCGATCACGAGTTACGTAACCGCTCGGCAACAGTCGCAGAATATTATTCCTCAGTTGCAACAAAACACAGGTCCGTACGATCTGCCAGACCGAGATTTGATCGTCGTTCCTGAAAACCAAACCAACAGCCTGTTGCTAAGCGTTTCGCCGCGACTCTACGAGGAAGTTCGTCAATTGATCGACCGCCTCGACCGTCGCCCACCGATGGTGTTGATCAAGACATTGATCGCGGAAGTCAGACTAAGTGATGGATTCGAAATTGGCGGTGAGGTCGGGCTGCAAGATTCCTTGCTCTTCGACCGAGGAATTGCTGCAAATACCGCTGGCACCGGCCCCAATTCAATTCCCGGCTTTAATTTCAACAACAACGGTTTGCCTAACCGCAACTCCGCTGGTCGGGATACGCTCGCGTCCCAAGGTGTCACGAGTTTTGGACTTGCTACGAGCCAGTTGATGAATGCCGGTAGCGCGCAAGGATTTGCCTTCTCCGCCGCCAGCGATTCCATCAGCCTGTTCTTGCGTACCCTTCAGCTGGCAAACCGGTTGCAAGTGCTCAGTCGCCCGCAGGTCATGACGGTGGATAACACCACCGGATTCATCAACGTTGGCCAATCGTTTCCGCGACCAACCGAAGTCGTCGCCACCCAATTCAACACGCAGATTGGTATCGAAGACATCGACGTCGGGATCACGCTCCAAGTCACCCCGCGAGTCGGTGCCGATGGTTTGATCATCATGGACATTGACGCCAGTCGCAAGAACGTGAACTTTACGACTGGTCAGGTTATCGGGACGACAAGTGCGGGTGCAGACATCTTCGTTCCGGCGATTGACCAGAGTGTAGCCCGATCGACTATCACAGCCTTTGATGGACAGACCGTTGTGTTTGGTGGATTGATCCAAAAGGTACGCTCCAACACGACCAGGCGGGTGCCGTACCTATCATCCATTCCTTTGCTGGGCGTGTTCTTCCGATACGATTCCGAGCAGGAAGAACGCAACGAATTGCTCGTGATCATGACGCCCACACTTGTGACTGGTGACGAAGATCTCGAATACGTCAAGGTCGAAGAGTCCAATCGCATGAGCTGGTGCTTGGCCGATGTGGTCGAGGCACACGGTAACGAAGGACTCTCGGGCGGACATGGTCTGTGGGGTCCCGCGATTGGGCCGACCATTTTCCCCGATATCCAACCAACGGTAGACGTTTTCCCAGCCGCCGACATGCCGACGAACTCAGCAGGTCGAACGGTACCACCGATCTACCCGAACCACATGATTCATGGTGGCATGATTCCCTCCGACGCCGAAATGCGACACGACGGGGAACTGCCGCAGGGCTCTGGCCTGCCACCTGGCGTGGAATTAGCTCCGGGTGAATCGATCATGACACCCGCGGAACTATTCCAATCGGATGCGTTTGGAAACTCGCAGGTTCCTGGTCAGTCACAGCAGTGGGTGCCCGAAGTCGATGAGATCCCGCAGGTTCCAAACAGTACACCCGAGATGGTGTATCCGAATACAAACCGGCCTGATGCCACTCCAAAGTCGACCGCGCCGCAAAGCGATGGGAGGTCTTCCGAACCGCGTATCTTCTCGCCGTCCGACGGAGCGTCGACTACCGGTCAGAGAACATCAGCGACACCGGCTTCGGTAAGAACCTCACCGACGAAACTGCCCGACGCCACGCCAACAACGAGTACGCCACCACGACGGTGGTCGAGCTTCCAAGGCAAACTGGGCAACTGGATCGGACCTAGCAAGGCGAAACCAGAGTAA
- the trhA gene encoding PAQR family membrane homeostasis protein TrhA, whose translation MNSETVQEAPLEPLHEVPVGVALQGSPPIQPDQEWANALTHGIATVVWLGLSVWLVTRASQISAGLAIACAAYGASCIGTFLCSTLSHTFLERPRLDRYRAWDQAMIYLMIIGTYTPITYQMAIPQYRLPLLAVMWGFALWGFVNKAILNHRIHSISTISYLMLGWLPAIPLYGRISMALFGYVLAGGVIYSLGVLFLINDSRVKYFHAVWHLFVLTASIVHFVGITKYVVMVPT comes from the coding sequence ATGAATAGCGAAACCGTTCAAGAAGCCCCACTCGAGCCACTTCACGAGGTGCCGGTGGGAGTGGCATTACAGGGGTCACCTCCCATTCAGCCCGATCAGGAGTGGGCGAATGCCTTGACCCACGGGATCGCCACGGTCGTTTGGTTGGGGCTGTCGGTGTGGCTGGTGACACGAGCGTCACAAATCAGTGCCGGCCTGGCGATCGCCTGTGCCGCCTATGGAGCGAGCTGCATCGGCACGTTCTTGTGCTCGACGTTGTCCCACACTTTTCTCGAACGCCCGAGATTAGACCGCTACCGAGCCTGGGACCAAGCCATGATCTATTTGATGATCATTGGCACGTACACGCCGATCACCTACCAAATGGCAATTCCGCAGTACCGGCTGCCGTTGCTTGCGGTGATGTGGGGGTTCGCATTGTGGGGATTTGTCAACAAAGCGATTTTGAACCACCGCATTCATTCCATCAGCACGATTTCCTATCTGATGCTGGGGTGGCTACCCGCCATTCCACTCTATGGTCGCATCTCGATGGCGCTTTTCGGCTACGTGCTCGCCGGGGGCGTGATCTACAGTCTAGGGGTCCTGTTTTTGATTAATGATAGCCGCGTCAAGTACTTTCACGCGGTGTGGCATTTGTTCGTATTGACAGCTTCGATTGTGCACTTCGTCGGGATTACAAAATACGTGGTTATGGTACCGACATAG
- a CDS encoding sigma-70 family RNA polymerase sigma factor — protein MSFTEQLEQGEVALLKSRSRKPTVDHGQAAQSPLEIYLREINETPLLSAQEETELATQIARGDVMARDRMVRANLRLVVNISRGYTGKGLGLQDLIEEGNLGLLRAVEGFDPVHGTRFSTYASYWIKQAIKRSLINSAKTIRIPAYMVELLSKWRRGTARLNEELRRTPTNEEVARMLGLPKKKLPIIRKAIKINNATPQSDQTDSGWSLGDMVMDERVKSPDEAMLDHDILKHAMSLLDNLDPRDATVLKLRFGLDGVEPMTLKEIGAELGLTRERVRQIETEALRRMADGLTDPRDMGF, from the coding sequence ATGAGCTTTACAGAGCAACTGGAACAAGGCGAAGTCGCCTTGTTGAAATCACGAAGTCGCAAACCCACCGTCGACCATGGCCAAGCAGCCCAGTCTCCGCTGGAGATTTATCTCCGCGAGATCAACGAAACCCCGCTGCTGTCTGCCCAGGAAGAGACGGAGCTGGCGACGCAGATTGCCCGTGGCGATGTGATGGCACGTGATAGGATGGTGCGCGCCAATCTGCGATTGGTCGTCAACATCTCACGGGGCTATACCGGCAAGGGCTTGGGTCTGCAAGATCTCATCGAGGAAGGCAATCTCGGGCTACTACGGGCCGTCGAAGGCTTCGATCCGGTGCATGGAACACGTTTTAGCACCTACGCGAGCTACTGGATTAAGCAGGCGATTAAGCGATCGCTGATCAATAGTGCCAAAACGATCCGAATTCCCGCCTACATGGTCGAGTTACTCAGTAAATGGCGGCGGGGGACGGCGCGACTCAATGAAGAACTCCGTCGCACGCCGACCAACGAGGAAGTCGCCCGCATGCTCGGCCTACCTAAAAAGAAGCTGCCGATCATCCGCAAGGCGATTAAAATCAACAACGCAACTCCGCAGAGTGACCAGACCGATTCAGGATGGTCGCTCGGCGACATGGTGATGGACGAGCGCGTGAAGTCGCCCGACGAGGCAATGCTCGATCACGACATCCTGAAACACGCGATGAGCCTGTTAGATAATCTCGATCCGCGGGATGCGACCGTCTTGAAACTTCGCTTTGGACTCGATGGTGTCGAGCCAATGACACTCAAGGAGATCGGCGCAGAATTGGGTCTGACGCGAGAACGAGTCCGTCAAATCGAAACCGAGGCCCTGCGGCGGATGGCCGACGGGTTGACGGACCCCCGCGACATGGGTTTTTAG
- a CDS encoding peptidylprolyl isomerase, whose translation MPPFSRLPLAHLLVVVIVVIGAAPQAWGQQLTQSQIDEAMQLQLPTDPAAVIAIVGESSILLGEINPKIEARIQEVVTTAAQEIPKDQIHFARVRMIRGLLAQTIQNRMMRESFLLDQVATQTAEKRREADAKMQAQARQMFFESEVPDLRKKYDAESTAQLDEKLHEEASSLAAREREFIDQMLGHVYLQQKVDRDPPIALSEIHEYYIIHRDDFYNKSRAKWEQITVKFENFANKKTAYDAIWNMGREAFFGGNMQAIAREKSQEPFASDGGVHDWTNQGALASQVLDEQIFSLPTGAMSQIIEDVDAYHIVRVTAREDAGVTPLADVQEDIRQILRGEKIAKAQTEALKEISRRVPVWTLFPEDIPGAKPLPQIAARPFNRQ comes from the coding sequence ATGCCCCCTTTTTCCAGATTGCCGCTTGCACACCTCCTGGTTGTTGTGATCGTCGTGATCGGTGCTGCGCCCCAGGCGTGGGGGCAGCAGCTTACTCAGTCGCAAATTGACGAGGCGATGCAGCTACAGCTGCCGACCGACCCTGCGGCCGTTATCGCGATTGTCGGTGAAAGCAGCATCCTCTTGGGTGAAATCAATCCAAAGATCGAAGCTCGCATCCAAGAGGTGGTCACCACAGCGGCGCAAGAAATTCCCAAAGACCAGATTCACTTCGCACGCGTGAGGATGATCCGCGGGTTGCTGGCACAGACAATCCAGAATCGTATGATGCGAGAGTCGTTCCTGCTCGATCAGGTCGCCACGCAAACCGCGGAAAAACGTCGCGAAGCAGACGCGAAGATGCAGGCCCAAGCCAGGCAGATGTTCTTCGAGTCCGAGGTGCCCGATCTGCGTAAGAAGTACGACGCCGAGTCGACGGCACAGCTCGATGAGAAATTGCACGAGGAGGCGAGTTCTCTGGCCGCACGTGAGCGCGAGTTTATCGACCAGATGCTTGGGCACGTCTACCTACAGCAGAAAGTGGATCGGGATCCGCCCATCGCACTTTCGGAAATTCATGAATATTACATCATTCATCGCGATGATTTTTACAACAAGTCCCGCGCAAAATGGGAGCAGATCACAGTCAAGTTTGAGAACTTCGCCAACAAAAAAACTGCTTACGACGCGATCTGGAATATGGGCCGGGAGGCTTTTTTTGGCGGTAACATGCAAGCGATCGCTCGCGAGAAAAGCCAGGAGCCCTTTGCGAGCGATGGGGGGGTGCATGACTGGACAAATCAGGGCGCATTAGCTTCACAAGTCCTCGACGAGCAGATTTTCTCGCTCCCCACGGGGGCCATGAGCCAGATCATTGAAGATGTTGATGCCTATCACATCGTCCGGGTCACCGCGCGCGAAGATGCCGGAGTCACCCCGCTCGCTGATGTCCAGGAGGATATCCGCCAAATTTTGCGTGGTGAGAAGATTGCCAAGGCGCAGACTGAGGCATTGAAAGAAATCAGTCGCCGTGTCCCAGTCTGGACTTTGTTTCCAGAGGATATTCCAGGCGCGAAACCGTTGCCCCAAATCGCCGCTCGTCCATTCAATCGCCAATGA
- a CDS encoding Gfo/Idh/MocA family protein: MSDRLKIAGINFDHFHMGDLLRMAHEHRDVELVGICDETPARMQAACEAFEIADDKVFTDYRRLLEATEPDLAILCPAASTHGEWVERVAPFGCDILIEKPFAASLSEADRMIAACQASGSRLAINWPLAWMPCHRTAKRYVDEGHIGDVLEVHYYGGNRGPLCHGADKIERTPAEIAKEKSESWFYKKSQGGGSLLDYLGYGTTLGTWFMDGRRPLEITTMVDAEEGLEVDEHSITIAKYETGLSKFETRWGTYTDPWTNQPQPKTGFVLVGTRGTIASYDYDNRIHWQNEWCPAGEWEEADTLVAPFQNPVQYMVDVIRNDKPIEGPLSIEISRIGQQIVDAAVLSASQRKTVGLVERE; encoded by the coding sequence ATGAGCGATCGATTGAAAATTGCCGGCATCAATTTCGACCACTTTCATATGGGCGACCTGCTGCGGATGGCCCACGAACATCGAGACGTGGAACTGGTAGGAATTTGTGACGAAACGCCCGCGCGGATGCAGGCTGCGTGCGAAGCATTTGAAATTGCCGACGACAAGGTTTTTACGGATTATCGGCGACTGCTCGAAGCAACCGAGCCGGACCTTGCCATTCTGTGTCCCGCTGCCTCGACGCATGGGGAGTGGGTCGAGCGTGTTGCGCCATTTGGATGTGACATTCTCATCGAGAAACCCTTTGCCGCTTCGCTGTCCGAAGCTGATCGGATGATCGCTGCTTGCCAAGCATCCGGCAGTCGTTTGGCGATCAATTGGCCGCTGGCCTGGATGCCCTGTCATCGTACTGCGAAGAGGTACGTGGATGAGGGGCATATTGGGGATGTTTTGGAAGTCCACTACTACGGTGGAAATCGAGGACCGCTGTGTCATGGTGCTGACAAGATCGAGCGTACTCCTGCTGAAATCGCGAAAGAGAAATCGGAGAGTTGGTTCTACAAGAAGAGCCAAGGTGGCGGTTCGCTCCTCGACTATCTCGGCTACGGAACCACTCTGGGAACATGGTTTATGGATGGCAGAAGGCCACTTGAGATCACGACCATGGTCGATGCAGAGGAAGGCCTGGAGGTAGATGAGCACAGCATCACGATTGCGAAATACGAGACTGGGCTATCTAAGTTTGAGACCCGCTGGGGGACCTATACCGACCCCTGGACAAACCAGCCGCAACCGAAAACGGGTTTCGTTCTGGTCGGAACTCGCGGCACGATCGCCAGCTACGATTACGACAACCGAATTCATTGGCAGAATGAGTGGTGCCCCGCTGGCGAATGGGAGGAGGCTGATACGTTGGTGGCACCTTTTCAGAATCCGGTGCAGTACATGGTCGACGTTATCCGCAACGACAAGCCGATTGAGGGACCGCTATCCATCGAAATTAGCCGGATTGGACAACAGATCGTCGATGCTGCCGTGCTCAGTGCTAGCCAACGCAAAACGGTGGGCTTAGTCGAGCGAGAATGA